Within the Miscanthus floridulus cultivar M001 chromosome 17, ASM1932011v1, whole genome shotgun sequence genome, the region AGTACAAAATTATCCCGGATTAGGTACCTAGGATGTTGTGTTAGTTAATTAACGAGATAAAGTGCACGCACAATCAGAATGCTGCACAGCCATGCAACGAGGTGTGCCGGGCATCAATGGCGCCCGCCGCCGCGCGTTTCATTCTGGTCGGTTATTGAGCGACGACTGTATCACAGAATCAGAAGCCCATGCCGTCCATGAACCCGCCGTCGTACGCCGCGTCCACCTCGGCGTCGGCGATCATGTCGCCGATCATCAACccgccgagcaggccgaggccgAGACCCGCCGTCGTGCCCATCCCTGCTCCGCCGCCTGATCTCCCCGCTGGCGCGGCGCCGTGGCCCCCGTACCCGTACGGCGCGGCGCCGTAGCCGTACGCGCCGTACCCGTACTGGTGGTGGTGCGGGTACGCGCCGGCGGGGCCGCCGTAGGGAGCATGACCGTACGGCTGGTGGTACGGCGGGTActgccgcgcgccgccgccgcgcggggTCGCGACCGGGTACGCGGTGATGGCTGCGTCGGCGCCCTTGCCGTGGTGCCGCTTGGACGACATGGACGACGCCGGTGGGGCATGCGTGTACCGGTGGTAGGCGTCCGGCACCGGCGCCGGCGCGTCGGAGAGCCTGTAGGAGATGTGGAGCACGCCGCGCTTGCGTCCGCTGACGGGGCGGCGCACCTGGTAGCTGAGGTGCCTCTGCTCGGCGTTAGCGCTGGCGCCGGCGCCGCTGCCCTCGGCCGACGCGGCGGCGAGGTCCTGCATGGGCACGACCACCTCGCCGACGTCGCGGTCGCCGAAGGCGCGCTCGGCGCGGAGCAGCACGTGCAGGGCGAGGCCGCGCGGGTCGGCGGCGGGCGGGATGGTGAACCGCAGCGGGGCGTGCCATATCGGGTTCCGTCCCCCCTCGCGGTCCGCGTACGTCCGGTGCGTCGGCAGCCGCGGGTCGCCGCCGGAGATGGACGCCACGGCGTACACGCGCATCTTGCTGAAGAGCGTCACCCGCTTCAGGTCCTTGGCCGAGATCAGCGTCACCTCCAGCACCTGGTACGCCATTGCGTGGCGCCGCCGGCTGCTCGGACTCTTTTCTTGCCTGTTTCTTATGTGTCGGAATGGAGAGCCGCACTCGGAGGATGGAAGGTTGGTAGATGGCGAAATGACGGTTTTGGCCTTCCAGCTTCTAAGCTCAGCTCGTGGCTTTTTTGGAGGGGGCGATTTTGTGCAATGCCAAGGCCACTTGTACTTGGCGTGGGCACGTGGCCATTGGACAAGAATAGCTTCACTTAGGTTGGTTACATTTGTTATTCTTAGGGCTATGGTTATTAGCGGAGGCAGGCCAGCCAGCGCGGAGGAGGCGGGCACAGGGGTCCATCGCCGGCTACTAGTGAAGGTGAATAGCGGTTGGCCCACGGAGGAAAGGGGAGGCACTGAAATGGCCGTGCGACACCAGGCTAGCGTAGCAGGGGCCGGACGTGGCGGCCGTGAAGTCGCACGGGCAGGCTGCTGAAGGCGCGGGCGAGCTCTCGGAGTCTCGGGCTCGTAGCCGCGCACGCTAAAGAATGACGGGAGGTTGGAGATGACCTACCAGCCACACAATTAAGTTGATGTGCTTGGTCACCCGAGAGGCAAAAAAATACAAACCTAATGTATAGCAGTCTCCATAGAAAATAATCTCCCAAAAACAATCGAGGGGGCTGTGTTGTGAACTCAAAACCGtcggaagcaaaatagtgtgagaAGAAGCAAAATTTCGTGAGAAGAAAAATAGAGGGAGGGCAAGTGACAATTGTGTTTCAGAGGTGCATGGTAAATTTTGAGGAAGTTTTGTTTAAAGTTCTGACATGTATAACTAGACAGTACATGTACCCATTAATTTTACAAAATAAAtaagaaaaataaagaaagaatAATTAGACCAAGTATGCTCTAAACAACCTAGAATCTCAAACACTAGATAGAGTTCAAAACCCTACTATATAGAAAAAAACGTGGTTGCTCGATTATCTTACGCTACAAAGCGAGGCGGTCAAAGTTCAGAAAGCTCAATCATCCTCCCACAGAAAAAGAGTCGTGAAAGTGTATCAAAGCTTCTGACAAGTCTTCGAAATCCTCCAATTGTTTGACAATTGATCCAATAGTAGCACATGACCCAATAAACATAAAAAGTGACCGACACAATTGATCAAATCACTGTTATCCATTATTTGAGCGGTATTTGATCTTCTTATTTCCACAAATGACCATCAAATCGGAGCATCCCATTGTAACCCATGGAAGTAGTTACCCACAAATGACTATATGGCTCGTTTTATGTCAATATATGTAGTTTCCCAATCCCAAATATGTATTCGGTGGTGCATAGAGTTAGACAGTGACACCATCGAGTAGTTTTAAAAGCAACTAGTTATGAGGAGTGATATAAATTTGCAAGGCAAGTTTTTGTGAGGTGAAACGATATTTTTTTTTACATACTACCGTTTTGTTTTAACAAAGGAAGTTTTGTTTATAGTAAAGTTCTGACATGTATAACTAGATAGTACATGTACCCACTAATtttacaaaacaaataagaaaaatagAGAAAGGATAATAAGACCTAGTATATATGCTCTAAACAACCTAATCTCAAACACAAGATAGAGTTCAAAACCCCACTATATAGAAAAAACATGGTTGCTCGATTATCTTACACTACAAAGCGAGACGGTCAAAGTTCAGAAAGCTCAATCATCCTCGCACCAAAAAAGAGTCATGAAAGTGTATCAAAGCATGTGACAAGTCTTCAAAACCCTCCAATGCTCTGACAATTGATCCAATGGTAGCACATGACTGATAAACATAAAAAGTGACTGACATAATTGATCAAATCACTATCATCCATTTGAGCGGTATTGGAGCATCTTATTTCCACAAATGACCATCAAATTGGAGCATCCCTTTTGTGGAAGTATTTACCCACAATGAGACAAAGAGATCATATAAAATGACACCTTTAAGAGACAACATGACACCACCTTAGCTTGTCTCTAGAATTGACATCGTTTTCCTCCCAACATGTGTGTGTGTGACACACCCTTAGCTTGTCCAGAATTGACagcatttttctccaaccatGTAGGGGGAAGGGTGGTGTTGTGTGTGTGCGCACGTGCGTGGTGTTGTGTGTGTATGCGCGCACGTGACGTGTgcatgcgtgtgtgtgtgtgtgtgttcgtgAGTGTGTCTGTCAAATAACCATCAAACTGGAGCATCTCTATGTAAGCCATGGAAGTAGTTACCCACAATGAGACGAAGAGATCTTCTAAAATGACACCTAGAACATGACGCCACCTTAACTTGTCTAGAATTAACATCGTTTCCTCCCAACATGTAGGGTGTGTGTGTGATGAGTGTGCGTGATTGCGTGCGGTGCGCACGCGcacgtgtgcgtgtgtgtgtgcgtCTGTGTgtgttattttttattttatttttccctAACAttatttttgaattatttattttattgGGAAAAATATAGACCCAATAATTAGTTGATATTTGTGATTGATGGGATCTTTATAGGTTCACATTTTGTTGATATTTCGTTGAAGTTACTTCCATGCATGAAAAATCTATTATTGATGGTTTCCCTTTaaagaaaaagcaaaaaaaaagtaaaagtAAATGAATAATTTTCGTGCAAACAACCCAAATCTCTCCCTTGAGATGCTTACATTATCTATGTGGGCAACAATTTAACACAATGTTTTCTCTTATAGAAATTCAAAACACATCACAATGTTCACACGACGTCGTCAACCAAATCACCTTGCCAAGCCGCTCACCGAATCATAGCTACCTAGCCGCCCTCGAATTGTACCTACCTAGTTGTTCATCGCCGTCCACCAAATCGCTCTTACCCACCCACCCACTGAATGTAACCTAGTCGTCCACCAAACCGCTCTTGCCCACCAACACCCACTTCATACCTTCGCAACCACCCACTGTATCAATCCCTATGCAACCGCCAACCGACTCGGACCTACCTAGCCGCCCACCATATCAACCCCTAATGCAGCCGCCCACCGACTCGTACCTACCCAGCCGCCCACCGTATTAACCCTTACTATGCTTATAAAACCGGAGGAAGACCCCACCCCACTCTCACTCGGTCCCTGTGGGCGTGTTTGATACCTGGCCCGACGGCCTGGTTGCGCCCGTGGGCTGCAATACGCATGTTTGATGTCCTTGGCCCAGTCTGTAGCCCGGTCGCACAGACCAAAAGCGCCCCCTCTGCCTGGATCCAGGGAAACTAACCCTACCTCCGTTTCTCCAGGGCGCGGTTGCGTGTGGCTCCTCGTGGGCAATTTTGGGGAGATTTCAAGCGGCGGCGGGTGGCTCGCGCGGGCTCACATGGAAACATTGAAACCTCCATGCGCGCTCGTGCCTCCGGTGAAAGTTGTCGCCTTTATAAGCGGCCCCTCCGGCGTTGCACTACCTTCCTTCTTCTCCCTTCATTCTCCACTCAATCCCATAAGAGACCAGCGCTAGTGGTGAGGTGTGGTGTTCGTCGAGGCAGTGGGCTTCCTCTCCGTTCTCCCGCCTCGGATTTTCTATATTTTATCAACCTTGAAATAGAATGGGAAAACGCCTTTTTTTCTAAGAATAATAAAAATTACGAACAATGGCCCTCCTTGCTCCTATCCCCCAAGTCACCCTCCTCTGGAGCCCAAACCCAAACCCAAGCCCAGACCGATCGATCCTGCATCCAAATCTAGGTGTGGTGCGGTGCGTGCGTGTGCGTGCGCGACTG harbors:
- the LOC136519084 gene encoding protein SRC2-like, encoding MAYQVLEVTLISAKDLKRVTLFSKMRVYAVASISGGDPRLPTHRTYADREGGRNPIWHAPLRFTIPPAADPRGLALHVLLRAERAFGDRDVGEVVVPMQDLAAASAEGSGAGASANAEQRHLSYQVRRPVSGRKRGVLHISYRLSDAPAPVPDAYHRYTHAPPASSMSSKRHHGKGADAAITAYPVATPRGGGARQYPPYHQPYGHAPYGGPAGAYPHHHQYGYGAYGYGAAPYGYGGHGAAPAGRSGGGAGMGTTAGLGLGLLGGLMIGDMIADAEVDAAYDGGFMDGMGF